The Desulfatibacillum aliphaticivorans DSM 15576 genome segment GCACTGCGCGGAAAAGGTCCAGGTTGGCGTTCAGGGGGTGAGAGGTTTCCCGAAAAAAGGCGTTTGGGTCGACCATGGGCCAGGCTCCTTGGTTAAGTTCGCCGTATTCGGCGAATTTTTATCGCGGGAGGAATTCCGGGAATTTAAAACTCCTTAAATTTCATGGAGATATGGAAGGCTTTGGAATTCCCTGAAAAAACCTATCAAATTTTCGCCTTATTTGGCAACCACTTTTCACCGTATTCGGCTAAAACACCCCGCTTTCTTGGGCCAAATCAACACTCGCCATTACAACATATTAATATAACTGGCTATTTATCTTAGGCATGGTTTGTGCTTAATCCAATAACACTATCTCCATCCCCCGGATTCCAGGTCTTGAACGGGCGGCGTTTTCCCTGCAGGCGAATTTGCTTTCACAAACAACTTCCAGCCGATCGGAGGGGCGACAACCATGGCGAGCAACTCAAAAGTCAAATCCATCAACCAAATCCATTTCACCAAAGAACACGACATGATCCGCAAGTCCGTGGCCGACTTCGTAAAAAAGGAGATCAACCCCAATATCGATGAGTGGGAGGAGGCCGGCATCACCCCCTTGAAGGAGTTGTTCAAGAAAATGGGGGATCTGGGCTTTTTAGGCATCCGGTACGACCCCAAATACGGAGGCCAGGGGCTCGATTATTGGTACGAAACGGTTTTTCTGGAGGAGCTCGGCCGAATCCGGGGTCTGGGGCTTGCCATCGCCATCTCCGTGCAGACCAACATGGCCACGCCGGCCATTGACGAGTTCGGCAGCGAATACCTTAAGGACAAATATCTGCGGGGCGCCATCTCCGGCGATCTGGTGGGGGCCATTGCAGTCACCGAGCCTGCGGCGGGCTCCGACGTTTCCGCGCTCCAGAGCACTGCCAGAAGGGATGGAAGCTGTTACGTCCTCAACGGCTCCAAGATGTTCATCACCAACGGAACCCAGGCGGATTTCTACACCCTTCTGGCCCGGACCAGCGACGAACCCGGCTACCATGCCTTCAGCCTTTTTGTGGTTCCGGCCGATCTGCCGGGGGTGCATGTCAGCCGCAAACTGGAAAAGATCGGGGTCTGGTGCAGCGACACGGCGGAGCTTTTTTTCGATGACGTGAGAATACCCGCCGAAAACCTTATCGGCCAGGAGGGGGAAGGCTTTATCTACCAGATGCGCCAGTTCCAGCACGAGCGTTTTTCCCTGCTGCCTCCCATCTACACCGCCGCCCGGGAAATCATCGACATGACGGTCGACTATTTAAGGGAGCGGGTGGTCTTCGGAAAGCCGCTGATCAAAAGGCAGGCGTTGCAGCACCAGTTGGTGGACTGGATCACGGAAGTCGAATGCCTGAAGCAACTCTCCTATGAAATCGTTCGCATCAAGATGGCCGGCCTGGATGCTTCCAAGGAGATTTCCATGGGCAAGCTCTACGCCGGAAGGATTTTCAATTCCATGGTCGCCGGGTGCCTGCGCATGCACGGCGGCATGGGCTTTATGAAGGAAATGCCTATCTCCCGGTACTATCGGGACTCCATAGGCTTGGGCATCGGCGGGGGCGCCGACGAGGTCATGAAGGACGTGATCGCCAAGCTCGAAGGGTTTTAATCCAAAGTTCAATCCCAATATCGGAAGCAACCCAACCGGAACTGAAGATAAGGAGGGAAGAATGGCAATGGAGCAGATATGGCGAAAATCCTACGGCAAAGAGATTCCTGACCTGGATCCGAACCTTTTCGAAACCGACGGCGTTACGGTCATCAATGAATCCATGGACCGGTTCAAGAAGAATACGGCCATGATTTTCATGGGCGTGAGGATCACCTACGGCGAGATTGACGCCTACGCCGACCGTTTCGCCCGCATGCTGATCAAGCAGGGCTTCCGCAAAGGAGACGTGGTGGGCATTAACCTGCCCAATATCCCGGAGTACGTCATCGCCTGGCTCGGAATCATGCGGGCCGGGTGCATCAGTTCCGGCGTGTCGCCGCTTTTATCTCCCAAGGAGCTGGAGCACCAGCTTAACGACGGCGAGATCAAGGGCCTGGTAACCCTGGACGCGCTTTTCGTCCACCGGGTGGCGCCCATGGCCGACCGCCTGCCTCACCTCAAACTTGTGGTGGGGGCGAGCGTGGCCGGCTTTCTGCCCAAA includes the following:
- a CDS encoding acyl-CoA dehydrogenase family protein, producing the protein MASNSKVKSINQIHFTKEHDMIRKSVADFVKKEINPNIDEWEEAGITPLKELFKKMGDLGFLGIRYDPKYGGQGLDYWYETVFLEELGRIRGLGLAIAISVQTNMATPAIDEFGSEYLKDKYLRGAISGDLVGAIAVTEPAAGSDVSALQSTARRDGSCYVLNGSKMFITNGTQADFYTLLARTSDEPGYHAFSLFVVPADLPGVHVSRKLEKIGVWCSDTAELFFDDVRIPAENLIGQEGEGFIYQMRQFQHERFSLLPPIYTAAREIIDMTVDYLRERVVFGKPLIKRQALQHQLVDWITEVECLKQLSYEIVRIKMAGLDASKEISMGKLYAGRIFNSMVAGCLRMHGGMGFMKEMPISRYYRDSIGLGIGGGADEVMKDVIAKLEGF